A region of Streptomyces sp. R44 DNA encodes the following proteins:
- a CDS encoding DEAD/DEAH box helicase, which produces MSPTKSQVVDTVLDQSERVLQTYAVDPGLIPEHANSERRITQGGYGDRQLFELVQNAADEIASQPGGTAHVVLTNTHLYCANEGSPVTPEGAETILRMSMSRKRGGQIGRFGVGVKSVLVVTDTPQFFSSTGSFGFDREWAHERIRSVPGVTDRLGENFEAPVLRMARPLDMAAERAQDPVLDELLEWAVTVVRLPLLPGAADKLAQDMHGGRKGAGASREEFPVGFQLLSPHVAKVVLEDRRPRPVARRVLTTEQEGDLHTVAEERTGKPTTTARWRVFSVTHEPGPAARADAGELHDRLALDLAWAVPALERDTESGLYISPRSRGRGRFWSFFPTKYEMSLSGILNGAWKTNEDRQNLLDSSAFNEEMVKVSAALVVDALPRLAPAEDPAAYLPLLPGRAKEAISWADESLTREIWERTAVRPSLPDQDGVLRVPTELRVHPRLDKDQKRLTGWLRMWHECPGRPADWLHPNAEADLLRSGKVEHILSAAEHKRTDVRTWLEALVECGTAEASAVAIRILAEMIEIRSPYAEEARRARIVLTEEHGLVAPVPGRVFRRADEGGLRETLVYVVGDIAQDPSLAHALDVLGIREADAEGRFFSVLDQGFDGYGDTEWERFWELFRRAGGRRLAHRVLERVPGARETLRVRTADGRFRPVRDCMLPGPVVDPQRDPSIAVDMGFHSDDVPFFSEIGLRALPSTSVRPDGEEWFEEYREAVHSAYLRSLDDHAPRPSIGRMKVEGSAVGGPLYLFRSLSEESRAAFLKALPDDAVVDNWTRQIGAQTSTRQAVASPIRWLFRKYGTVATSQGIKPLREAVGPQLAAYRDVLPVAEISPEKARKLRLPTTVEEVPSARWENLLTEVARSEDDTFVGATYVMLTRFGADFPEDSLTRCRIGDAWGDRPDEEITVAVGPTEYRALRAEQLPALLVPSAADAELMVEKWGMLRYADVISKETREVPDGDPVALVELYPALRQRLNSTHRNSLVQRCTELEEVTRTPNGTKPRQLDAVRQGSTVKVRVPVDPEPMLRLIDRELELGLGAAGCRAVLEHQERMARDSETRAALRAVRDAEDVVSKIELLIGAEALRSGLPEGLMEAELQESDGTEPSPHRIAQMAFNAHGDGVLQQHARDIQATFPNAPVAYGGSSAAIAFVSDLRLPVTFAGSRTPSPPAFETVDGPRDFPRLHDYQEDLVRNISTLLDRLAPQRAMLSLPTGAGKTRVTAEAVIRWVKQVGDLQGPLLWIAQTEELCEQAVQSWKFVWNKVGAERPLTISRLWSTNEVGDVVDHPHLVVATDAKLERCLDTEAYDWLRQAALVIVDEAHTAVSKRYTGILGQLGLTQYETKRHLLGLTATPFRNTNEEETDRLVKRFGNKRLDEGVFPSGDPYRDLQEWGMLAQVEHRTLEGGRIELTREEKAQADRMATLARAAEQRLADDHTRSRRIVDEVVALPEDWPTLLFATSVDHAKYLAAMLNDRGVPAAAVDSTTSAQDRRRRIEEFRAGRIRVLTNYGVLTQGFDAPATRVVVVARPVYSTNVYQQMIGRGLRGPRNGGKDTCLILNVSDNIENFDTQLAFNQFEHLWSRK; this is translated from the coding sequence ATGTCGCCCACCAAATCCCAGGTCGTCGATACCGTTCTCGACCAGTCGGAACGTGTCCTGCAGACCTATGCGGTCGACCCCGGCCTCATTCCGGAGCACGCCAACAGCGAGCGTCGGATCACCCAGGGCGGGTACGGCGATCGCCAGCTGTTCGAACTCGTGCAGAACGCGGCCGACGAAATCGCGTCCCAGCCCGGCGGTACCGCCCACGTCGTCCTCACTAACACCCACCTCTACTGCGCCAATGAGGGCTCTCCTGTCACCCCCGAGGGCGCGGAGACAATTCTGCGGATGAGCATGTCGCGGAAACGAGGCGGTCAGATCGGCCGCTTCGGGGTCGGCGTGAAATCAGTGCTCGTCGTCACCGACACCCCGCAGTTCTTCAGCAGCACCGGTTCCTTCGGGTTCGACCGCGAGTGGGCCCACGAGCGGATCCGCTCGGTGCCGGGCGTGACGGACCGTCTGGGGGAGAACTTCGAAGCACCGGTGCTGCGCATGGCGCGCCCCCTCGACATGGCTGCCGAACGTGCCCAGGACCCCGTTCTCGACGAGCTGCTCGAATGGGCCGTCACCGTCGTGCGCCTGCCGCTGCTCCCCGGTGCCGCAGACAAGCTGGCCCAGGACATGCATGGCGGGCGCAAGGGCGCCGGGGCGTCCCGCGAGGAGTTCCCGGTCGGCTTCCAACTCCTCTCCCCACACGTGGCGAAGGTCGTCCTCGAAGACCGCAGGCCTCGGCCGGTCGCCCGTCGTGTCCTGACCACCGAGCAGGAAGGCGACCTGCACACCGTGGCGGAGGAGCGGACGGGGAAGCCCACCACCACCGCCCGATGGCGGGTCTTCTCCGTGACCCACGAGCCGGGGCCGGCGGCCCGGGCCGACGCCGGTGAGCTGCACGACCGTCTCGCGCTCGACCTCGCCTGGGCCGTGCCGGCGCTGGAGCGGGATACGGAGAGCGGACTGTACATCTCCCCCCGGTCCCGCGGCCGTGGACGCTTCTGGTCGTTCTTCCCGACCAAGTACGAGATGTCTCTCAGCGGCATCCTCAACGGCGCATGGAAGACGAACGAGGACCGACAGAACCTCCTCGACTCGTCCGCCTTCAACGAGGAGATGGTCAAGGTCTCGGCGGCTCTGGTCGTCGACGCGCTCCCCCGGCTCGCCCCCGCCGAGGACCCTGCCGCCTATCTCCCGCTGCTGCCGGGACGCGCGAAGGAGGCCATCAGCTGGGCGGACGAGTCCCTCACCCGGGAGATCTGGGAACGGACCGCGGTCCGACCGTCGTTGCCCGACCAGGACGGGGTGCTCCGCGTGCCCACGGAACTGCGGGTGCACCCCCGCCTCGACAAGGACCAGAAGCGCCTCACCGGATGGCTCCGCATGTGGCACGAGTGCCCCGGTCGCCCCGCGGACTGGCTGCATCCCAACGCCGAGGCCGACCTCCTGCGCTCCGGCAAGGTGGAGCACATACTCTCGGCGGCCGAGCACAAGCGCACGGACGTGCGCACCTGGCTGGAGGCGCTCGTCGAGTGCGGCACTGCCGAAGCATCCGCAGTGGCGATCCGCATCCTTGCGGAGATGATCGAGATCAGGTCACCGTACGCCGAGGAGGCCCGCAGGGCCCGCATCGTGCTCACCGAGGAACACGGCCTCGTCGCCCCCGTCCCGGGCCGCGTCTTCCGACGCGCCGACGAGGGAGGGCTGCGGGAGACCCTCGTGTACGTGGTCGGCGACATCGCCCAGGATCCGTCGCTCGCCCACGCACTCGATGTCCTCGGCATCCGGGAGGCGGACGCCGAAGGGCGGTTCTTCAGCGTCCTCGATCAGGGCTTCGACGGGTACGGGGACACCGAGTGGGAGCGATTCTGGGAGCTGTTCCGTCGGGCGGGCGGACGCCGACTGGCCCACAGAGTGCTGGAGAGGGTCCCGGGCGCCCGCGAGACGCTGCGCGTACGCACCGCGGACGGCAGGTTCCGGCCCGTGCGCGACTGCATGCTTCCGGGGCCGGTCGTCGACCCGCAGCGTGACCCGAGCATCGCCGTCGACATGGGCTTCCACTCCGACGACGTGCCCTTCTTCTCGGAGATCGGCCTGCGCGCGCTGCCTTCGACCTCGGTGCGACCGGACGGCGAGGAATGGTTCGAGGAGTACCGGGAGGCAGTCCACTCGGCCTATCTGCGGTCCCTGGACGACCACGCCCCGCGCCCCTCCATCGGTCGGATGAAGGTGGAGGGCTCCGCCGTCGGCGGTCCCCTGTACCTCTTCCGATCGCTCTCGGAGGAGTCCCGCGCGGCCTTCCTGAAGGCGCTGCCGGACGACGCCGTCGTGGACAACTGGACCCGCCAGATCGGTGCGCAGACGAGTACGCGGCAGGCCGTTGCGTCGCCGATCCGCTGGCTGTTCAGGAAGTACGGGACGGTCGCCACCTCCCAGGGGATCAAGCCGCTGAGGGAAGCGGTCGGCCCTCAGCTGGCCGCCTATCGCGATGTGCTGCCGGTCGCCGAGATCTCGCCGGAGAAGGCCCGGAAGCTGCGCCTGCCGACCACGGTCGAGGAAGTCCCGTCCGCGCGTTGGGAGAACCTTCTCACCGAAGTGGCCCGGAGCGAGGACGACACCTTCGTGGGAGCCACCTACGTGATGCTGACCCGGTTCGGCGCGGACTTCCCCGAGGACTCGTTGACCCGTTGCCGCATCGGTGACGCGTGGGGCGATCGACCGGACGAGGAGATCACCGTCGCGGTCGGTCCGACCGAGTACCGGGCGCTGCGCGCCGAACAGCTTCCCGCGCTGCTGGTGCCGAGCGCGGCGGACGCCGAGTTGATGGTCGAGAAGTGGGGCATGCTCCGCTACGCCGACGTGATCAGCAAGGAGACCCGTGAGGTCCCGGACGGTGACCCCGTGGCTCTGGTCGAGTTGTACCCCGCCCTTCGCCAGCGGCTCAACAGCACCCACCGGAACAGCCTGGTGCAGCGGTGCACCGAACTGGAGGAGGTGACCCGCACCCCCAACGGCACCAAGCCTCGCCAGCTGGACGCGGTGCGCCAGGGCAGCACGGTGAAGGTCCGTGTCCCGGTGGACCCCGAACCGATGCTGCGGCTGATCGACCGTGAACTGGAGTTGGGACTCGGTGCGGCCGGTTGCAGGGCGGTTCTGGAGCACCAGGAACGCATGGCCCGGGACAGCGAGACGAGGGCGGCGCTCAGGGCCGTACGCGACGCCGAGGACGTCGTCTCGAAGATCGAGCTCCTGATCGGCGCCGAGGCCCTGCGGTCAGGGCTGCCCGAAGGCCTGATGGAAGCCGAGCTGCAGGAGAGCGACGGTACGGAGCCGTCCCCGCACCGGATCGCCCAGATGGCCTTCAACGCACACGGCGACGGAGTGCTCCAGCAGCACGCCCGGGACATTCAGGCCACATTTCCCAACGCCCCGGTCGCCTACGGCGGTTCGTCGGCGGCCATCGCCTTCGTCTCCGACCTGCGACTCCCGGTGACCTTCGCCGGTTCCAGGACCCCGTCGCCGCCCGCGTTCGAGACCGTGGACGGCCCCAGGGACTTCCCCCGCCTCCACGACTACCAGGAGGACCTGGTCCGCAACATCAGCACGCTGCTCGACCGGCTGGCCCCGCAGCGCGCCATGCTGTCGTTGCCCACCGGCGCCGGCAAGACCCGGGTCACGGCGGAAGCCGTGATCCGATGGGTCAAGCAGGTGGGTGACCTGCAGGGTCCGCTGCTGTGGATCGCGCAGACCGAGGAGCTGTGCGAGCAGGCCGTTCAGAGCTGGAAGTTCGTCTGGAACAAGGTGGGTGCGGAACGACCGCTCACCATCAGCCGGTTGTGGAGCACCAACGAGGTCGGGGACGTCGTCGACCATCCGCATCTCGTCGTCGCCACGGACGCCAAACTGGAGCGCTGCCTGGACACCGAGGCGTACGACTGGCTGCGGCAGGCCGCCCTGGTGATCGTGGACGAGGCCCACACCGCCGTCTCCAAGCGGTACACGGGAATCCTGGGGCAGTTGGGTCTCACCCAGTACGAGACGAAGCGCCACCTGTTGGGCCTGACGGCCACCCCGTTCCGCAACACCAACGAGGAGGAGACCGACCGGCTGGTCAAGCGCTTCGGCAACAAGCGGCTCGACGAGGGCGTGTTCCCGTCCGGCGATCCGTACCGGGACCTCCAGGAATGGGGCATGCTCGCACAGGTCGAGCACCGCACCCTGGAAGGCGGCCGGATCGAACTGACCCGTGAGGAGAAGGCGCAGGCGGACCGGATGGCCACGCTCGCGCGCGCCGCCGAGCAGCGGCTCGCCGACGACCACACCCGCAGCCGCCGCATCGTCGACGAGGTGGTCGCCCTCCCGGAGGACTGGCCGACCCTGCTCTTCGCCACCTCCGTGGACCACGCCAAGTACCTGGCAGCCATGCTCAACGACCGCGGTGTCCCGGCCGCGGCCGTGGACTCGACGACCAGCGCCCAGGACCGTCGGCGGCGCATCGAGGAGTTCCGTGCGGGACGCATCCGCGTCCTCACCAACTACGGCGTCCTCACCCAGGGGTTCGACGCTCCCGCGACCCGCGTCGTGGTGGTGGCCCGCCCGGTCTACAGCACCAACGTCTACCAGCAGATGATCGGTCGTGGCCTGCGCGGCCCCAGGAACGGCGGCAAGGACACCTGCCTGATCCTCAACGTCAGCGACAACATCGAGAACTTCGACACCCAACTCGCGTTCAACCAGTTCGAGCACCTCTGGAGCCGCAAGTGA
- a CDS encoding UvrD-helicase domain-containing protein — protein sequence MTDTYLDSPPLTDEQRAVVEQPWDARVLVTAGAGAGKTHTLVRRLDALCGHEDPEEALEAAEILVLTFSRAAARELRERITRHGERARRVRAQTFDAWAYGVLRQAHPDGEWGSVGFEGRIAAAAQAIEKGALEAGDAVPPAHVVIDEVQDLLGARRELVETLLDRYQDSCGFTVVGDAAQTVYGFQIEDLAERIDETGRFFDWLRCSFPDDLVELQLTQNFRAATPEAGAALAYGPRLQQLADTDLAATLYEELRELLLEPANGVGDLTDPLTLDGLRNLSDTCAILTRDNRQALVVSDLLHQHGIAHRLRRPLEDRPVPYWVAELLRRTEAGSLTEDRFRALLDEISLPFEPNATALWSVLRRAARGTGRNALDLERLRRSVADGRFPDEAADPETSRIVVTTVHRAKGLEFDRVIVLTPPTVAELRKQYKDELDLPAEARALYVAMTRARQDLYHVHSPRLPVLRRAEGRRNGRRYVGGWRSYDRYGIVSEAGDVDRNDPPGHETDAVTTQAYLLRRVLPGHEVVLRRRHGLPAGEHQSPPYALVHDGCEIGEASRTFREELFQVQKVNRTWDPWWPDEIHGIRIDTLETVTGSTAAGANAGLGDRGVWIAPQITGIGGYRRADDNEEMTA from the coding sequence GTGACCGACACCTACCTCGACAGTCCCCCGCTCACCGACGAGCAGCGGGCCGTGGTCGAGCAGCCCTGGGACGCCCGTGTGCTGGTCACGGCCGGGGCAGGAGCAGGCAAGACGCACACCTTGGTGCGTCGGCTCGACGCACTGTGCGGGCACGAGGACCCGGAGGAGGCTCTGGAGGCTGCCGAGATCCTTGTCCTCACCTTCTCCCGGGCAGCGGCACGTGAGCTGCGGGAGCGGATCACCCGGCACGGGGAGCGAGCCCGTCGAGTCCGGGCGCAGACCTTCGACGCCTGGGCCTACGGGGTGCTCCGGCAGGCCCATCCGGACGGCGAGTGGGGCTCGGTCGGCTTCGAAGGGCGGATCGCGGCCGCGGCACAGGCTATCGAGAAGGGAGCGCTGGAGGCAGGCGACGCCGTTCCGCCCGCCCACGTCGTGATCGACGAGGTCCAGGACCTGTTGGGGGCCCGCCGTGAGCTGGTGGAGACCCTTCTGGACCGGTATCAGGACAGTTGCGGGTTCACCGTCGTCGGTGATGCCGCCCAGACCGTGTACGGCTTCCAGATCGAGGACTTGGCCGAGCGCATCGACGAGACCGGTCGGTTCTTCGACTGGCTGCGCTGTTCGTTCCCCGACGACCTGGTCGAGCTGCAGCTCACACAGAACTTCCGGGCCGCCACCCCCGAGGCCGGGGCGGCACTGGCGTACGGGCCGCGGCTGCAGCAGCTCGCCGACACGGACCTGGCGGCGACACTGTACGAGGAGCTGCGCGAGCTGCTGCTGGAACCTGCGAACGGAGTGGGCGACCTCACCGATCCGTTGACGCTGGACGGTCTGCGGAACCTCTCCGACACCTGCGCGATCCTCACCCGGGACAATCGACAGGCCCTGGTGGTGTCCGATCTCCTCCACCAGCACGGCATCGCCCACCGGCTGCGACGTCCCCTCGAGGACCGGCCGGTCCCGTACTGGGTGGCCGAGTTGTTGCGCCGTACCGAGGCCGGCAGCCTCACCGAGGACCGCTTCCGTGCCCTGCTGGACGAGATCTCTCTGCCGTTCGAGCCGAATGCGACCGCCCTGTGGTCGGTGCTGCGACGTGCCGCACGCGGGACCGGCCGCAACGCACTCGACCTCGAGCGTCTGCGCCGCTCCGTCGCGGACGGTCGGTTCCCCGACGAGGCGGCCGACCCGGAGACCTCGCGCATCGTCGTCACCACCGTGCACCGGGCCAAGGGGCTCGAGTTCGACCGCGTCATCGTCCTGACCCCACCGACGGTGGCCGAACTTCGCAAGCAGTACAAGGACGAGCTGGACCTGCCCGCCGAGGCCCGAGCCCTCTACGTGGCGATGACGCGCGCCCGCCAGGACCTCTACCACGTGCACTCCCCCCGGTTGCCGGTCCTGAGGCGCGCGGAGGGCAGAAGGAACGGCCGCAGGTACGTGGGTGGGTGGCGGTCGTACGACAGGTACGGAATCGTCTCCGAGGCCGGGGACGTCGACCGGAACGATCCGCCGGGCCACGAGACCGACGCCGTCACGACGCAGGCGTACCTCCTGAGGCGGGTTCTCCCCGGGCACGAGGTGGTGCTGCGCAGGCGCCACGGCCTTCCGGCGGGAGAACACCAGAGCCCGCCCTACGCCCTCGTGCACGACGGGTGCGAGATCGGTGAGGCCTCCCGGACGTTCCGCGAGGAGCTGTTCCAGGTGCAGAAGGTGAATCGGACCTGGGACCCCTGGTGGCCCGACGAGATCCACGGCATACGGATCGACACCCTGGAGACCGTGACGGGCAGCACCGCTGCCGGCGCCAACGCCGGCCTCGGCGACCGAGGAGTGTGGATCGCGCCCCAGATCACCGGCATCGGTGGATACCGCCGGGCCGACGACAACGAGGAGATGACCGCATGA
- a CDS encoding helix-turn-helix domain-containing protein, which translates to METGEEFGPWLARQLRLAGRSQAELAEELGLTRAAVSAWITKRSVPRPTVMVEIAKALGTDLGTVHTRTTDTQVGLPVTWYHRPGYHDGGRDGGNAAAFAFDADVQVLARETCQNSLDERLVENGRPVRVRYTIHELTGGMLDAFRKAILWDDLHPHYSSVSQAASHQKVGRVVDAGVRDMFEKGRLVLLRIDDYNASGLTGDDYDDGKFAAVVRRQLESLKSGRGAGGSYGLGKATLWATSALGMVLINSTLSVPHEGRTERRVIGRLELPWRSVDGEVYAGPAWLGRPDPDSPGAQVARSWWADEETVASLHLTRDSDEPGTSFLIVGAHDVASLDQSTADIDSDEEDGADDDGTRDVRAMHRRLVEALGRDFWAAMTGGGNHLPLLETSVRTLRNGEVVVEEEKVDPVVTQPSRTRALRAFYEGTTVDRLTEAGQVALRTVPFKLPLAGGRRGTLGTHQAVLLVTDAEDADGVPNQVHSLRGNRMTIKKSGVAGLPLGVNAFQAVLLTGHAAGDSVPFVDEAEDFLRAAEPPEHDRWGQTEELTLRWSHTAHHRISRLTTEVNSAVKELVAKPRRSVGEGGTKLRKALTVPRKTATPRRPAGPGLPELDSLEASIGEAGEWRITAEVKLPRADELPAMTPTVLLDVRSGSRPRLDWAELVAVDGCEVENGVLRFSPGARRAVFQGSTDVTSHPVRTALTRLVLELRAGKGE; encoded by the coding sequence GTGGAGACAGGCGAGGAGTTCGGGCCCTGGTTGGCCCGTCAACTCAGGCTCGCTGGCAGGTCCCAGGCGGAACTGGCCGAAGAGTTGGGACTGACCCGGGCCGCGGTCTCGGCGTGGATCACCAAGCGATCGGTCCCGCGCCCGACCGTCATGGTGGAGATCGCCAAGGCCCTCGGGACGGACCTCGGGACGGTGCACACGCGCACCACCGACACCCAGGTCGGGCTTCCCGTCACCTGGTACCACCGGCCCGGCTACCACGACGGCGGGCGCGACGGCGGCAATGCCGCCGCCTTCGCCTTCGACGCCGACGTCCAGGTGCTCGCCCGGGAGACGTGCCAGAACAGCCTCGACGAGCGACTGGTCGAGAACGGTCGCCCTGTGCGTGTGCGGTACACCATCCACGAACTCACCGGCGGAATGCTGGACGCCTTCCGCAAGGCGATCCTCTGGGACGACCTCCACCCCCACTACTCGTCCGTCTCGCAGGCCGCCTCCCACCAGAAGGTCGGCCGCGTCGTGGACGCCGGTGTGCGCGACATGTTCGAGAAGGGGCGCCTCGTCCTTCTCCGTATCGACGACTACAACGCCTCCGGCCTCACCGGGGACGACTACGACGACGGCAAGTTCGCTGCCGTCGTCCGTCGACAGCTGGAGAGCCTCAAGTCCGGTCGCGGCGCGGGTGGTTCCTACGGCCTCGGCAAGGCGACACTCTGGGCGACCAGCGCGCTCGGCATGGTCCTCATCAACTCCACGCTCTCCGTCCCCCACGAGGGGCGGACCGAGCGTCGTGTCATCGGTCGACTGGAGCTGCCCTGGCGTTCCGTCGACGGGGAGGTGTACGCCGGCCCGGCGTGGCTGGGGCGCCCCGACCCGGACAGCCCGGGTGCGCAGGTGGCCCGCTCCTGGTGGGCGGACGAGGAGACGGTCGCGAGTCTGCACCTCACCCGCGACAGCGACGAACCCGGCACCTCCTTCCTCATCGTCGGTGCCCATGACGTGGCCAGCCTCGACCAGAGCACCGCCGACATCGACTCCGACGAGGAGGACGGTGCCGATGACGACGGGACCCGGGACGTCCGCGCCATGCACCGCCGGTTGGTCGAGGCGCTGGGACGGGACTTCTGGGCCGCGATGACCGGTGGCGGAAACCACCTCCCTCTCCTGGAGACCTCGGTGCGCACCCTGCGCAACGGCGAGGTCGTCGTCGAGGAGGAGAAGGTCGACCCCGTCGTCACCCAACCGTCCCGCACCAGGGCGCTGCGTGCCTTCTACGAAGGAACGACCGTGGACCGGCTCACGGAAGCCGGTCAGGTCGCCCTCCGCACGGTCCCGTTCAAGCTGCCTCTCGCGGGCGGGCGCCGCGGCACCCTCGGCACACACCAGGCCGTGCTCCTGGTCACGGACGCCGAGGACGCGGACGGCGTCCCCAACCAGGTCCACTCGCTGCGCGGCAACAGGATGACCATCAAGAAGTCCGGGGTCGCCGGACTGCCCCTCGGCGTCAACGCCTTCCAGGCCGTTCTCCTCACGGGGCACGCGGCCGGGGATTCGGTTCCGTTCGTCGATGAGGCCGAGGACTTCCTGCGCGCGGCCGAGCCGCCCGAGCACGACCGTTGGGGACAGACGGAGGAGCTGACCCTGCGCTGGTCGCACACCGCCCACCACCGCATCAGCAGGCTCACCACCGAGGTCAACTCGGCGGTGAAGGAGCTGGTCGCCAAGCCGAGACGCTCCGTCGGCGAAGGGGGCACGAAGCTGCGGAAGGCACTCACCGTTCCCCGCAAGACCGCGACGCCCCGGCGCCCGGCGGGGCCGGGCTTGCCGGAGCTGGACAGTCTGGAAGCCTCGATCGGCGAGGCGGGCGAGTGGCGCATCACCGCCGAGGTGAAGCTTCCGCGTGCCGACGAGCTTCCCGCCATGACTCCGACGGTCCTGCTCGATGTGAGGTCGGGCAGTCGCCCCAGGCTCGACTGGGCGGAGCTCGTGGCCGTGGACGGCTGTGAGGTCGAGAACGGTGTGCTCCGCTTCTCGCCCGGCGCCCGGCGTGCCGTGTTCCAGGGCTCCACCGACGTCACCAGCCATCCGGTCCGTACCGCGCTCACACGGCTCGTGCTCGAACTGCGCGCCGGCAAGGGGGAGTGA